One Skermanella sp. TT6 genomic window, TGGCGGAAGGGCACGATCCCAAGGTCACCCGCGTCCGCGAGGCCATGTCGGACAAGCTGGTCTATTGCATGGAGGACCAGGACAGCAGCGAAGCCGCGGAGCTGATGGCGGAGAACGATGTCCGCCGGCTGCCCGTGCTGAACAGCGACAAGCGGCTGGTGGGCATCATTTCGCTGGGCGACCTGGCGGCCCGCACCAACGACGACGATGTCGTCGGGCAGACGGTCCAGGACATCTCCAGTTCCCCGTCGAACGGCTGACGCCGTTCCCGGGCTGAACGGCGGCGGAAGAGCAGATCTTTCGCCGCCGCGCCGCCAAACCTTCCAAACACAACGCCCATTGCATAAATGCGGCGTTTTTTGCCG contains:
- a CDS encoding CBS domain-containing protein; protein product: MKIRDIMTTEVELVHPDTLLRDAAQKMRDVDTGFLPVGQDDRLVGTLTDRDITIRAVAEGHDPKVTRVREAMSDKLVYCMEDQDSSEAAELMAENDVRRLPVLNSDKRLVGIISLGDLAARTNDDDVVGQTVQDISSSPSNG